DNA sequence from the Ruminococcus albus 7 = DSM 20455 genome:
TGTGTACAAACAAGATCAAATCAGATGTGAAGCTGATGCAGCTGGTAAAAAGCTGATCGGCATATCAATAGCAGGAGAATGAATAAATATGAACGATACAGCGATACTTCAAGCAAAAGCAATTCAGAAGTCTTATCAGCAGGCTAACGGACAGAAAATCGAGATCCTGAAAGGGATCGATCTGGAAATCATGCAGGGCGAGTTTGTAGCGATAATGGGGCAGTCAGGTTCCGGAAAGTCTACACTGCTCTATTGTATAAGCGGCATGGATCAGCTTTCAGGCGGCAGTGTGGTATACAACGGAAAAGAGATCCATACTCTGTCCGATGATGAGATCAGCAAGATCCGACTGCTGAATATGGGCTTTGTATTTCAGCAGTCCTATATGCTGAAAGATTTTACGATCAAAGAGAACATTATGCTTCCCGCACTGAAGGCAGGAAATGTTTCAAAGGAACAGGCAGAACTTAATGCACGATCACGTATGGAACGTGTCGGGATCGGACATATTGCAGACAGCGATATCACGCAGGTTTCGGGCGGTCAGCTGCAGCGCGCAGCGATCTGTCGGGCACTCATAAACCAGCCTCCTGTCCTGTTTGCCGATGAGCCAACGGGTGCATTAAATTCCAAATCGACTGGCGAGATCATGGAGATCTTCAATCAGGTCAATGCGGCAGGAACAACCATCATCATGGTCACGCATGATGTAAAAGTCGCTGCGCGTGCAGATAGAGTCATCTATTTGGAGGACGGTCAGCTTCGGCAGGAATATCATCTCGGCAAATGGAATGCATCCGAAACGCTGCAGGAGCGAGAATCTTATTTGTTAAAATGGCTTCAGAAAAACGGTTTCTGATCAGATTGAAAGAATACAACTGCTGCTTGCGGAAAGTTAAGTCTGCAGACAGCACGATAGTGCACAGCTGACTTGCATTTACGTGGGATTTATGTTACAATAATCATAGATCAAAAGACTGCTGTGTGCCGTCAAAAGGAGAACTAATATGAAATTTGCTGATAAGCTGAGAGAACTCAGAAAACAGGAAAAATTGTCACAGGAGGCACTAGCTGCAAAGATCGGAGTATCCCGTCAGGCCGTCACGAAATGGGAAACGGAAAGGGGTCTTCCGGATATCGGTAATATCATGGAATTATCCGCTTTGTTCGGTGTCACTGTCGAAGAACTGCTCGCGGCGGAGGAAACTATTGCCGTGAAACATGAGCCGTTCTATGAAAGCAGAACGGAATACGACATCGCCGGCAATAAGCGGATCGATATGCAGCTCGGCGGTGCAAAGCAAATTTTGCTGAAAGGCACTGCAGAAGAAAAACTCATTGTGCGGCTGCTATCTCGCAGCATTGAGACTATTCGTCAGGATCTCAAGGTTCGGATCGAAGATGAAAGGCAGCGAATTGATGTTCGGGTAAAGTATATGAATCAGATGACAGAAGCTGCAGCCAAGGACGGGCTGGAGATCGAGGTCATGCTTCCGAACCGCTACCTTGATCATCTGGAGATGAGGGCGGACTGTTCGGAACTGCGCATTGTGGATTTAAAATGCGATAATATCGAATTTACAGGCAAAACAGAACATATATGCATTGAGGATCTGGAGGCTGAATTCGAGGTGGACTGCAATCACGATATCGATATTACCTGTAATGATCTGCACGGCTCACTTGCGCTGAATCAGATTTCGGCTTCGTCAGTGCTGTACTTACCGGCTGATTTTACGTTCCGCACAGTAGTCAAGGGCTTTGGCAATTCTATTATATGGAGTGACGGCGAAAATGGAATTGCTGATTTTTCAACACCGGATGCAGAAAACTACATTGAGCTCAACGGCCTAAAAAGTACTCTGAAGATCATGCTAAGTACTGCATCGTTGAAATAACCGTGAGGGATAACGTTTTGGTCTTTACTTATGTAGTGAATATCAGCGATATTGTCGTGTTTTCACAGGTTTCTACCCTGTGCGGTAACGTATCTAAGGAACGTATCGCACGGTTTCGGTACGACAAGGAAAAGATACGTTATTCTGATTAAACTTACATCCAAGACCTGGGAGAAAGAGGTGTTTCAACTAAACGTAAGCAATATATGGGTATACAGATCGGGAAATTTTTCCGCCAGGCAGACATTCACTAGTAAATACAACAACTTATACTCGGATGAAATCCCTGTAAAAATTCTTGGTGACTTCACATATTAATTTTTGCTATATCCGCACTTGAATTACTTGTCGATCATGCTTCATCCGTCTTCAGCTATGGAAAATACACATCACTTAATACTTCTAATCAAATTGTTATATAAATTGTGATCTAAAAGTGATAGCAAAAAACTTCTCTGAGTGGAGGGTAAATATATACAAAAACGGTATAAAAAACTCGCTCCATAGTATCAAGGTGCTGACTTAATAAAAAATCTATTGTAAATTGCAGAATTATATGTTATAATATAAAAATCAGTTTGAAATAGGATATACTGTAATAAAAAATATTGATGAAAGGACGCATAAAGTAATGCTGGAACTTAAAAAAATCTCTTTCAGCGCTGATGACGGCGGAAAATCCTCCGATATCATACGCGGAATAGACCTTGAGATCCCTGACGATAAATTCATTGTTATAACAGGACCTAACGGCGGAGGAAAATCGACACTTGCCAAGATAATCGCAGGTATCGTTCAGCCAACCGGAGGACAGCTTATATTCAACGGAACTGACATAACAAATATGAGCATCACCGACAGAGCTAAGGCAGGTATAGGATTTGCTTTTCAGCAGCCTGTACGCTTTAAGGGTCTTACTGTGCTTGACCTTCTGAGAATAGCTGCGGGCAAGAATCTATCAGTATCAGAAGCTTGCTCTTACCTGTCAGAAGTTGGTCTTTGTGCAAAGGATTACATCAAGAGAGAAGTAAATGCATCCCTTTCGGGTGGTGAGCTCAAAAGGATAGAGATAGCTACAGTAATGGCAAGAAATGTAAAACTAGCTGTCTTCGATGAACCTGAGGCAGGTATAGATCTCTGGAGCTTCAATAATCTTATACGTATTTTTGAAAATATGCGCAAAGCTGATAAAAACAGGACCGTCGTGGTCATATCTCATCAGGAGAGGCTGCTGAAGATTGCTGACGAAATAATCGTTCTTTCGGACGGTCAGCTTATCAAGAAGGGTCCTGCAGACGAGATACTCCCCGAGATAATGCACAGCAATTATGCACAGACTATCTGTCCTAAGATAGAAGATTAAGGAGGCGCTGCAGATGCTTAAAATGGACGCTGTACAGAAACAGCTTTTACAGGAAGTAGCTGAACTTCACGATATACCCGAGGGTGCTTACAATCTCCGCGCCAACGGTGAATCTGTAGGAAGAAATTCAACTGCTAATATAGAGATCGTCAGCAAGACAGATGTCAGCGGTATAGATATCAAGATCAAATCAGGCACAAAAAACGAGAGCGTACACATCCCTGTCGTACTAAGTGAAAGCGGTCTGAAAGAAACTGTATACAATGACTTCTATGTCGGTGAAGATTGTGATGTACTGATAGTTGCCGGCTGCGGTATCGACAACTGCGGAAATCAGGATTCGGAACATGACGGCGTACACAGATTCTTTGTAGGAAAGAATTCAAAGGTAAGATATGTTGAAAAGCACTACGGTTCGGGCGACGGTACAGGAAAGAGAGTGCTGAATCCCGTTACCGAGGTATACATGGAGGAAAACAGCACCGTTGATATGGAAATGGTTCAGATAAAGGGTGTTGACTCCACTGACAGAAAGACCATTGCCGAGCTTAAAGAAGGTGCTAAGCTCAATGTACGTGAACGCTTGATGACACATGGTGAACAGCAGGCGCTGAGTACCTATCAGGTATCCCTGAACGGCGAAGGCTCTGCTGCCGATGTAGTATCAAGATCGGTAGCCAGGGATGATTCTTATCAGAAGCTTGATCTTTGCATAAACGGAAATGCAGCCTGCACAGGTCACACAGAATGCGATTCTATAATAATGGACAACGGCAGGATACTCGCTGTGCCCTCGCTTGAAGCAAACTGTGTTGACGCAGCACTTGTACACGAAGCTGCTATAGGTAAGATAGCAGGCGAACAGCTTATCAAGCTGATGACTCTCGGACTTACAGAAACCGAAGCAGAAGAACAGATAATCAACGGTTTCCTAAAATAACAGAACATAAAAAACGCACACGTCAAAGTGTGCGTTTTTTATAATTATGCAAGATTTTACAAAGCATTCAGCTTTTTGCAGAATTCGTCTATCTTTTGTTCGTTAGCGGGGTCGGGCTTATCCTTAGGATCAACAAGATAAAGTTCAGCCTCAACATCTTCAATGCCGAGATATCCCTTCAATTTGAGGATAGTCTTATCGCCGCCGGCTGCAGTGAAACAAGTAACTGCAGCAAACCTTTTACCTTTGAGAGATGTAAGATTTTCCTCAATAAATGTACGCAGAGGAGGAGCGATAGTATTAGCCCATACGGGAGTTGCAAAAACAATAAGCTCGTAATCTTCGGCATTGAATGAATACGGCTGTAGTTTGGGTTTTTCACCCATAATAACACTTTTTCCTCCCCATATAAGCTTTTTGAAGCGAGTATCAGGATAAGCTTTCACAGGATGTATCGGAATAAGCTCCGCCCCAGTCTGATCCGCTATCTTTTTTACAGCATACTCAGTATTGCCGTTAAGGGAAAAATAAACGATCGCAGTTTTCATAAAACATACTCCTTTTCATAATATTTTTATATTTCAGATATTAATACCTGATAACACAAAGGATCTTAAACGAAGACATACCATACCGGGTCAGTATGTATAGATATCTGTTACAGACTTATTGACATGGCAACTCCTTGGTATTGTTACCGAAAAATCTGTCACACCAACTGTTCACTGCACTAAGCATACCGTCGATATCGAGTACGCCGTATGCAAATCCTTTGCGCACAAGTTCAGCAGGAAGATATTCGTCGTACTTTTCAAACATCGGGACTTCCTTGGGATATACGAGCTCCATAGGATCGATAGGACGTGATGCTTCTTCACGAAGCGTGCTGAAAAAAGTATATTCGTCAGCAGCCATGGTAAACTGTATAAAATACGGTCTACAGCTGTCCAGACCGCGCATACGCAGTTTTTCCCTGCATCTTACGTTCAGGAAGCGTTCAA
Encoded proteins:
- a CDS encoding ABC transporter ATP-binding protein, with the protein product MLELKKISFSADDGGKSSDIIRGIDLEIPDDKFIVITGPNGGGKSTLAKIIAGIVQPTGGQLIFNGTDITNMSITDRAKAGIGFAFQQPVRFKGLTVLDLLRIAAGKNLSVSEACSYLSEVGLCAKDYIKREVNASLSGGELKRIEIATVMARNVKLAVFDEPEAGIDLWSFNNLIRIFENMRKADKNRTVVVISHQERLLKIADEIIVLSDGQLIKKGPADEILPEIMHSNYAQTICPKIED
- a CDS encoding helix-turn-helix domain-containing protein, whose product is MKFADKLRELRKQEKLSQEALAAKIGVSRQAVTKWETERGLPDIGNIMELSALFGVTVEELLAAEETIAVKHEPFYESRTEYDIAGNKRIDMQLGGAKQILLKGTAEEKLIVRLLSRSIETIRQDLKVRIEDERQRIDVRVKYMNQMTEAAAKDGLEIEVMLPNRYLDHLEMRADCSELRIVDLKCDNIEFTGKTEHICIEDLEAEFEVDCNHDIDITCNDLHGSLALNQISASSVLYLPADFTFRTVVKGFGNSIIWSDGENGIADFSTPDAENYIELNGLKSTLKIMLSTASLK
- a CDS encoding flavodoxin family protein — translated: MKTAIVYFSLNGNTEYAVKKIADQTGAELIPIHPVKAYPDTRFKKLIWGGKSVIMGEKPKLQPYSFNAEDYELIVFATPVWANTIAPPLRTFIEENLTSLKGKRFAAVTCFTAAGGDKTILKLKGYLGIEDVEAELYLVDPKDKPDPANEQKIDEFCKKLNAL
- a CDS encoding SufB/SufD family protein; this translates as MLKMDAVQKQLLQEVAELHDIPEGAYNLRANGESVGRNSTANIEIVSKTDVSGIDIKIKSGTKNESVHIPVVLSESGLKETVYNDFYVGEDCDVLIVAGCGIDNCGNQDSEHDGVHRFFVGKNSKVRYVEKHYGSGDGTGKRVLNPVTEVYMEENSTVDMEMVQIKGVDSTDRKTIAELKEGAKLNVRERLMTHGEQQALSTYQVSLNGEGSAADVVSRSVARDDSYQKLDLCINGNAACTGHTECDSIIMDNGRILAVPSLEANCVDAALVHEAAIGKIAGEQLIKLMTLGLTETEAEEQIINGFLK
- a CDS encoding ABC transporter ATP-binding protein, with the protein product MNDTAILQAKAIQKSYQQANGQKIEILKGIDLEIMQGEFVAIMGQSGSGKSTLLYCISGMDQLSGGSVVYNGKEIHTLSDDEISKIRLLNMGFVFQQSYMLKDFTIKENIMLPALKAGNVSKEQAELNARSRMERVGIGHIADSDITQVSGGQLQRAAICRALINQPPVLFADEPTGALNSKSTGEIMEIFNQVNAAGTTIIMVTHDVKVAARADRVIYLEDGQLRQEYHLGKWNASETLQERESYLLKWLQKNGF